A genome region from Deinococcus sp. KNUC1210 includes the following:
- a CDS encoding glucodextranase DOMON-like domain-containing protein, whose product MLALLAAALLTVPDPAGDARGDGTYTLPSQPAVLAAALDLRELRAESVNGKLQLMVGLGAVQNPWNAPLGYSAGVLDIFVKSRLGGASDLGGLGFTTPPNDGWQYHLHFTGFGQTLDFVPDGSSKPVRKMSCCRSV is encoded by the coding sequence GTGCTCGCGCTCCTGGCTGCTGCCCTGCTTACTGTTCCAGACCCCGCCGGAGACGCACGCGGCGACGGCACGTATACCCTTCCCTCTCAACCTGCCGTGCTGGCAGCGGCGCTCGATCTGCGCGAACTGCGGGCCGAATCGGTCAACGGCAAATTACAACTGATGGTCGGACTGGGCGCGGTCCAGAACCCCTGGAATGCGCCGCTGGGCTACTCGGCGGGTGTCCTCGACATCTTCGTCAAGAGTCGGCTGGGCGGAGCGAGCGACCTGGGCGGCCTGGGCTTCACGACGCCGCCGAACGACGGCTGGCAGTATCACCTGCATTTCACCGGTTTCGGGCAGACGCTCGACTTCGTGCCGGATGGCAGCAGCAAACCCGTGCGAAAAATGTCGTGCTGCCGATCCGTCTGA